In Lacibacter sp. H407, the genomic window GAAGAAAAAAAAGGAACAACCCCAAAAAAGGGAGAAGAAAATTAAACGAGCCGTTCGTTAATGGCTTTGCTCACAGCTTCGGTGGCAGAATGCACCTGTAATTTTTCGTAGATCTTTTTAATATAAGAGCGAATGGTTTCAAATGCATAGCCGGTTTCATCGGCTATCATTTTATAACTGTTGCCCTTGCATAAGAGAGAGAGTATGATCTTTTCCTTTTCTGTAAAATTATACACGTTGGCAGTTGGTGAATGCTGCATGGAGTTTACCACCATTTTTGCAATGGACGGACTCATGGGTGCGCCGCCATCTAATACTTCTTTAATAGAAGGGATTAATTTCTCTGATACATTCTTTTTGAGCAAATAACCTGATGCACCTGCACAAATAGCATCAAACACATGTGTGCTGTCATCAAACACAGTAAGCATAATGATCTGCACTTCTTTATTGAATGTGCGGATAAGCCGAACTGCTTCAATACCGCTGCGGCCAGGCATATCAATATCCATCAGTACCACATCAGGCATATCCGTTTTTATATGCTGCTCGGCCTGCATACAATGATCGTAAGAAGCAATCACCACAAACTCATCTGTAAGTTGCAGTAATTCTTCAAGCCCTTTACGTAACCCACTGTTGTCCTCGAATATGATGATTTTTTTGACCATCGGATTCACAAGTTAATGATGCGTTATTATAAATAATACCCCAATTCAGGTAATGGGCAAATCAAGCTGCACAGTGGTTCCGTTTTCTGCTGAGGTATTGATCGTTAATGTTCCGTTTAGTTCTTCTGCCCTGCTCTTCATGTTTTTTAAACCATTACCTCCATTCTTCTTAACACCAGCAAAACCTTTCCCATCATCTGCAACGGAAAGATGAAGTACGTGATCTGCTTTCATGCCAAGAGTGATCAGCAGATTATTGCCGTTACTGTATTTCACCGCATTGTTTACCGCTTCTTTAAAAATAAGAAAAACATTCTTCCGGTAAGCCACATCCAGTTTTCGATGGGCAATACTGCTGTCAGCATCAAACTTCAATTCAATTCCCTTTGCTTCACACAGCTCGGCTGCATATTCTTTCATGCGCACCAGCATACTTTCAAGTGAGTCGTTTGTTGGGTTAATAGCCCACACAATATCACTCATGCTTTCCATGGTTTGCTGTGCCGAATCTTTAATACGTGTAAGATAACCCTGTACACTGCTTTGATCATCGCCTTTGTTAAGCGCCACTTTACTTAATACGTTGATGGTTGTAAGCGCCGAACCAATATCATCATGCAGATCTCTTGAAATACGATGGCGTAAACGTTCCACTTCCAGTTTTTTATTCAGCTGATATTTGTAAACTGCATATAGGATAGCAGCAACTGCCAGCACACAAAACAAACGGAACCACCATGTTTGATAAAAGAATGGCTTTATTACAAACGTAACCGAAATCTCATTTTGTGATACTGTGCCATGAAATGTTTTTGCCCTGAGTTTAAACTGATAATCCCCTGCTGATAGATTTTGATACTGTACACGGTTGATATTGCTTGCCTGTTGCCACTGTACATCTGCCCCTTCCAGTTTATATTCATATTGCAGTAATTGCGGCAATGAATAATGCAAAGCTGAAAAAGAAATCACCAGATCTTTTAGAGGAGAATTAAATACAGTTCGTTTTAAAAGCAATAAACTGTCTGCAAGCGATTGTCCATTTATAATAACAGCATTTAATACCAATGGAAACCGTTCCTTACTGATTGGTTTTTTATTTTCAAGAAACATCACCCCGCCACCTACTGCTATACTGATCTCATTTCGTTCTGC contains:
- a CDS encoding response regulator transcription factor; the encoded protein is MVKKIIIFEDNSGLRKGLEELLQLTDEFVVIASYDHCMQAEQHIKTDMPDVVLMDIDMPGRSGIEAVRLIRTFNKEVQIIMLTVFDDSTHVFDAICAGASGYLLKKNVSEKLIPSIKEVLDGGAPMSPSIAKMVVNSMQHSPTANVYNFTEKEKIILSLLCKGNSYKMIADETGYAFETIRSYIKKIYEKLQVHSATEAVSKAINERLV